One Chlorobaculum limnaeum genomic window carries:
- a CDS encoding TerC family protein: MEWIFSPEAWIALLTLTTLEIVLGIDNIIFITIIVGRLPAEQRNSGRVLGLGLAMLTRIALLLSITWVMKLTADLFTVYGHGVTGRDLILIGGGLFLLAKSTHEIHHSLEGGDEIHKEHSSSGFIMTLLQIAVIDIIFSLDSVITAVGLAEDIQVMIIAIMIAVVVMMLAAKTISEFVERHPTIKMLALSFLILVGATLVAEGAGFEFPKGYIYFAMAFSVGVEMLNIRLRGKESKPVQLYKTMEEEETI; encoded by the coding sequence ATGGAATGGATTTTCAGTCCTGAGGCCTGGATTGCCCTTTTGACGCTGACGACGCTCGAGATCGTCCTCGGCATAGACAACATCATCTTCATCACCATCATTGTCGGACGGCTTCCCGCCGAGCAGCGGAACTCCGGGCGGGTGCTCGGCCTCGGGCTGGCGATGCTCACCCGCATCGCGCTCCTGCTATCGATCACCTGGGTGATGAAGCTGACGGCGGATCTTTTCACGGTGTACGGCCACGGCGTCACCGGCCGCGACCTCATCCTCATCGGCGGTGGCCTGTTCCTGCTCGCCAAGAGCACCCACGAGATCCACCACAGCCTCGAAGGCGGCGATGAGATCCACAAGGAACACTCTTCCTCGGGCTTCATCATGACGCTCCTCCAGATCGCCGTCATCGACATCATCTTTTCGCTCGACTCGGTCATCACGGCCGTCGGTCTCGCCGAAGACATTCAGGTCATGATCATCGCCATCATGATCGCGGTCGTCGTGATGATGCTCGCCGCCAAAACGATCAGCGAGTTTGTCGAGCGCCATCCGACCATCAAGATGCTCGCCCTGAGCTTCCTGATCCTGGTCGGCGCGACGCTGGTTGCCGAAGGGGCCGGATTCGAGTTCCCGAAAGGCTACATCTATTTCGCGATGGCCTTCTCGGTCGGCGTGGAGATGCTCAACATCCGCCTGCGCGGCAAAGAGAGCAAGCCGGTGCAACTCTACAAAACCATGGAGGAGGAAGAGACGATCTGA
- a CDS encoding Lon protease family protein — protein MPVPEKLLPAQLFNRCDPGEFAFSTTADLDGSTEIAGQERALDAIRLGMGIRRDGFNLFALGPSGTGKETTVLQFLNAIAPKEARPDDWCYVYNFDKPRSPKALRLPPGQACRLSDDMDHLVETLFGVMPAAFSSEEYQSREKEIGEALQEKQSSAIESIEHDAQEHEITLIRTPGGFAFAPIHEGKVIAPDVYMQMKQEERDKIEKETNRLRDSLQSIMAQFPKWQRETADKIKELNREVSAFALKPLMDEIRARYKEVEEVLRYLDEVEHDMIENFGQFLEKETPEEGPFMMMPPQFSPAGRKRSAVRYRVNVMIDNSKLDGAPVILEDKPATQNLVGDIEHAAQMGTLITDFTLIKPGALHRANGGYLILDARRLLLEPFAWEALKKALRTRQIRIESLAQLYSLVSTISLEPEPVPLDLKVVLLGERRLYYLLSTYDPDFNELFKIAADFENDMKRNAETHLAYARLVGSIAARDKLLPFERDAVARIIEHGSRMAGDATRLSSNLQAIRDLAHEAEYHAAQNKRTQVSADDVEAMLEAQRYRAARIQERMRDAMMRGTILIDTSSEQVGQINGLSVYSLGEESFGTPSRITARVRLGKGEVIDIEREVEMGGPIHSKGVMILSGFLGSRYAAEQPLSLSATLVFEQSYGGIEGDSASSTELYALLSAISGIPIRQWLAVTGSVNQHGQVQAIGGVNEKIEGFFDLCRERGLDGRHGVLIPASNVKHLMLRKDIVRAVEEGLFSIWPVTHIDEGIEILTGVPAGTPDASGAWPEGTVNEKVYGRLKAMAEKQKSFGKKPDGEPEK, from the coding sequence ATGCCTGTTCCCGAAAAACTCCTCCCCGCGCAACTCTTCAACCGGTGTGACCCCGGTGAATTTGCATTCAGCACCACCGCCGATCTCGATGGCTCGACAGAAATCGCAGGCCAGGAGCGCGCGCTCGATGCGATCCGGCTCGGCATGGGCATCCGGCGCGACGGGTTCAACCTCTTCGCCCTCGGCCCGTCCGGAACCGGCAAGGAGACCACCGTGCTCCAATTTCTCAATGCCATCGCGCCGAAAGAGGCGCGACCCGACGACTGGTGCTACGTTTACAATTTCGACAAACCGCGCAGCCCCAAAGCGCTCCGCCTGCCGCCCGGCCAGGCGTGCCGCCTGAGCGACGACATGGATCATCTCGTCGAGACGCTCTTCGGCGTCATGCCCGCCGCCTTCAGCAGCGAAGAGTACCAGTCACGGGAAAAAGAGATCGGCGAGGCGTTGCAGGAGAAGCAGTCAAGCGCCATCGAATCGATTGAACACGATGCGCAGGAGCACGAAATCACCCTCATCCGCACTCCGGGAGGCTTCGCTTTTGCGCCGATTCACGAGGGCAAGGTTATCGCGCCCGACGTTTACATGCAAATGAAACAGGAGGAGCGCGACAAGATCGAAAAAGAGACAAACCGCCTCCGCGACAGTCTGCAATCGATCATGGCGCAGTTCCCCAAGTGGCAGCGCGAAACCGCCGACAAGATCAAGGAGCTGAACCGCGAGGTTTCGGCATTCGCCCTCAAACCGCTCATGGATGAAATCAGAGCCAGATACAAAGAGGTCGAAGAGGTGCTGCGCTATCTCGACGAGGTCGAGCACGATATGATCGAAAACTTCGGCCAGTTCCTCGAAAAGGAGACGCCCGAAGAGGGGCCGTTCATGATGATGCCTCCGCAATTCAGCCCGGCAGGACGCAAGCGCTCCGCCGTGCGCTACCGGGTGAACGTGATGATCGACAACAGCAAGCTCGACGGCGCGCCGGTGATTCTCGAAGACAAACCCGCCACGCAGAACCTCGTGGGCGACATCGAGCACGCCGCGCAGATGGGTACGCTCATCACCGACTTCACCCTCATCAAGCCGGGCGCGCTGCACCGGGCAAACGGCGGCTACCTCATCCTCGACGCCAGACGGCTGCTGCTCGAACCCTTCGCCTGGGAGGCACTCAAAAAAGCGCTCCGCACCCGCCAGATCCGCATCGAATCGCTCGCCCAACTCTACAGCCTGGTCAGCACCATTTCGCTCGAACCGGAACCCGTTCCGCTCGATCTCAAGGTCGTTTTGCTCGGCGAACGGCGCCTCTACTACCTCCTGAGCACCTACGACCCCGACTTCAACGAGCTGTTCAAGATCGCCGCCGATTTCGAGAACGACATGAAGCGTAACGCTGAAACGCACCTTGCCTACGCTCGCCTCGTCGGCTCGATAGCCGCGAGAGACAAGCTCCTGCCCTTCGAGCGCGACGCGGTGGCCCGGATCATCGAGCACGGCTCCCGCATGGCGGGCGACGCCACCCGCCTCTCCTCGAACCTTCAGGCGATCCGCGACCTCGCGCACGAGGCGGAGTACCACGCCGCGCAAAACAAGCGGACGCAGGTGAGCGCCGACGACGTCGAGGCGATGCTCGAAGCGCAGCGATACCGCGCGGCGCGGATTCAGGAGCGGATGCGGGATGCGATGATGCGCGGGACGATCCTGATCGACACCTCCTCGGAACAGGTCGGCCAGATCAACGGCCTCTCGGTCTATTCGCTGGGCGAAGAGAGCTTCGGCACGCCGAGCCGCATCACGGCGCGGGTGCGCCTCGGCAAGGGCGAGGTGATCGACATCGAGCGCGAGGTCGAAATGGGCGGGCCGATCCACTCGAAAGGGGTGATGATTCTGTCGGGCTTCCTCGGCTCGCGTTACGCCGCCGAGCAGCCGCTCTCGCTTTCGGCGACGCTGGTCTTCGAGCAATCCTACGGCGGCATCGAGGGCGACAGCGCCTCCTCCACCGAGCTCTACGCCCTGCTCTCGGCGATTTCGGGCATTCCGATCCGGCAGTGGCTGGCCGTCACCGGCTCGGTCAACCAGCACGGCCAGGTGCAGGCCATCGGCGGTGTGAATGAAAAAATCGAGGGATTTTTCGATCTTTGCCGCGAGCGCGGCCTCGACGGACGCCACGGCGTCCTGATCCCGGCCTCGAACGTCAAGCATCTGATGCTCCGGAAGGACATCGTCAGGGCGGTGGAAGAGGGCCTGTTCTCGATCTGGCCGGTCACGCACATCGACGAGGGGATCGAAATTCTGACCGGCGTTCCGGCGGGCACCCCCGATGCATCGGGCGCATGGCCGGAGGGCACGGTCAACGAGAAGGTTTATGGGCGACTCAAGGCGATGGCCGAAAAGCAGAAGTCGTTCGGGAAAAAACCGGACGGCGAACCGGAAAAATGA
- a CDS encoding universal stress protein, with protein MTHRIIHSIAVAIDCSPHSKASLEAAAEMAARLKAELIGIFVEDINLLRVAGLPFAEEVRLYSSTTAKLDTAQLERLLRLQAEQARELLRHTAEARTLRHTFRVLRGLVSEQIMLAAPEADMLVLGRSGRSPSCRKGLGSTARTALHECKMNVMLMRPGVTAAEGPLLVLCDDSEASKRALRTALEIAGPTSTLNLLVTDPDPEAIGHCKQETDAMLNGRTIEAEYYHIPFTEGKQLASFIRMIDSGLVVIGEGMNLPAETLRELIDNIDYPVLVVR; from the coding sequence ATGACACACCGCATCATCCACTCGATCGCCGTCGCCATCGACTGCTCGCCGCACAGCAAGGCCTCGCTCGAAGCCGCCGCCGAGATGGCCGCGCGGCTGAAGGCGGAGCTGATCGGCATCTTCGTCGAAGACATCAACCTCCTTCGCGTGGCGGGCCTGCCCTTCGCCGAGGAGGTGCGGCTTTACAGCTCGACCACCGCGAAGCTCGATACAGCGCAACTCGAACGCCTGCTCAGACTCCAGGCGGAGCAGGCACGGGAGCTGTTGCGACACACCGCCGAAGCCCGCACGCTCCGACACACCTTCCGCGTGCTGCGGGGCCTGGTTTCCGAGCAGATCATGCTGGCCGCGCCCGAAGCAGACATGCTCGTGCTTGGCCGAAGCGGACGCTCGCCGTCATGCCGCAAGGGCCTCGGCTCGACGGCCCGCACGGCGCTCCACGAGTGCAAGATGAACGTGATGCTGATGCGCCCCGGCGTCACCGCCGCCGAAGGGCCGCTCCTGGTGCTCTGCGACGACTCGGAAGCCTCGAAACGCGCCCTCAGGACAGCGCTCGAAATCGCCGGGCCGACAAGCACGCTGAACCTGCTCGTCACCGATCCCGATCCGGAAGCCATCGGGCACTGCAAACAGGAAACGGATGCGATGCTGAACGGGCGAACCATCGAAGCAGAATACTACCACATCCCCTTCACCGAAGGCAAGCAACTCGCCAGCTTCATCCGCATGATCGACTCCGGCCTCGTCGTCATCGGCGAAGGCATGAACCTCCCCGCCGAAACCCTCCGCGAACTGATCGACAACATCGACTACCCGGTGCTGGTGGTGCGGTGA
- a CDS encoding carboxymuconolactone decarboxylase family protein, which yields MLRSIEQFIFRHLTPLSIRWLPAPEIARASGLAAEVYRQLDAEFMAVPPVTLHHLNPRLMAGVWSACRESLVAGPDRAMKELIAVAVSQANRCPYCMQAHTSMLLGADDRPALDALTAGGQSGGALATFAAWASATGREASLSAGPPPFTKRQAPAFMATAVLFHYINRMVNIFLDDTMMPVVGKVPVVGDQAFRIFSRVTSGRIVRISAEPGVFLTGIPAMKLPEAFGWAEDDPAVAGGLLRFADAIRSAADESVDPEVQALVKRQVSAWEGEPPGLGKGWLDSVVSELSERLRPQARLALLAAMASWAVDSGEIESSRRAGLDSRALLETAAWGAFLAAERIAGWMKEGTKGTYYSGNKKLQLPLLKDIGLKP from the coding sequence GTGCTTCGTTCGATCGAACAGTTCATCTTCAGGCATCTGACGCCTTTGTCGATCCGGTGGCTTCCGGCTCCTGAGATCGCCCGGGCCTCCGGGCTGGCGGCGGAGGTTTATCGCCAGCTCGATGCGGAGTTCATGGCCGTGCCGCCGGTCACGTTGCACCATCTGAATCCGCGGCTCATGGCGGGTGTTTGGAGCGCGTGCCGTGAGTCGCTCGTCGCCGGGCCTGATCGGGCGATGAAGGAGCTGATCGCGGTCGCGGTGTCGCAAGCCAACCGCTGCCCTTACTGCATGCAGGCGCACACCTCGATGCTGCTTGGCGCGGATGACCGCCCGGCGCTCGATGCGCTCACGGCTGGCGGGCAATCGGGCGGAGCGCTTGCGACGTTTGCGGCGTGGGCTTCGGCGACGGGCCGCGAAGCCTCGCTTTCCGCCGGGCCGCCGCCCTTCACGAAGCGGCAGGCTCCCGCGTTCATGGCCACGGCGGTGCTGTTTCACTACATCAACCGGATGGTCAACATCTTTCTCGACGATACGATGATGCCCGTTGTCGGCAAGGTGCCGGTGGTCGGAGATCAGGCGTTTCGGATTTTCAGCCGTGTGACATCGGGGCGAATCGTGCGTATCAGCGCCGAGCCGGGGGTGTTCCTGACCGGCATTCCGGCCATGAAGCTGCCGGAGGCGTTCGGCTGGGCGGAGGATGATCCGGCGGTGGCGGGCGGCCTGCTACGCTTCGCGGATGCAATCCGTAGCGCCGCCGATGAGTCGGTTGATCCCGAGGTGCAGGCGCTGGTGAAGCGGCAGGTCTCCGCATGGGAGGGCGAGCCGCCTGGCCTCGGGAAGGGATGGCTCGATTCCGTGGTGAGCGAATTGTCGGAGCGGCTGCGGCCCCAGGCGCGTCTGGCGCTGCTTGCCGCTATGGCCTCATGGGCGGTTGACAGCGGCGAAATCGAGTCATCCAGGCGAGCTGGTCTCGACAGCCGCGCACTGCTCGAAACTGCCGCGTGGGGGGCGTTTCTTGCCGCCGAGCGGATTGCGGGATGGATGAAGGAAGGGACAAAAGGGACTTATTACTCCGGCAACAAAAAATTGCAATTGCCGCTCTTGAAAGATATTGGGCTAAAGCCCTGA
- a CDS encoding MarC family protein — MFRTIILSFATFFATIGPVDLAAIFAALTPYHAAGERRLLAVRAVSIASGILFFFAFGGMTLLGWLGISLAALRISGGILLLVLAISMVFGRNGGELRSSEKETMEAMQKKDIAVFPLAMPLIAGPASTGAAVLLMAGAKGHPLEQFAVIVGMMAVLCVTLLLFMAASGVQRVLGVTGLHVISRMAGLLLAALAVQFMLDGIGESGVL, encoded by the coding sequence ATGTTCAGGACAATCATACTATCGTTCGCCACCTTTTTCGCCACCATAGGCCCGGTCGATCTGGCGGCGATTTTTGCTGCCCTCACGCCATATCATGCCGCGGGCGAACGACGATTGCTCGCGGTCAGGGCGGTTTCGATCGCCTCCGGAATTCTCTTCTTTTTTGCTTTCGGCGGCATGACGCTGCTTGGCTGGCTCGGCATTTCGCTGGCCGCGCTCAGGATTTCAGGCGGCATTCTGCTTCTGGTTCTGGCCATTTCGATGGTGTTTGGCAGGAATGGCGGCGAGTTGCGTTCATCCGAGAAGGAGACGATGGAGGCGATGCAGAAGAAGGATATTGCCGTGTTTCCGCTGGCCATGCCGCTGATTGCCGGTCCGGCATCGACCGGCGCGGCGGTGCTCCTGATGGCGGGTGCGAAAGGGCATCCTCTTGAACAGTTCGCGGTTATTGTCGGCATGATGGCCGTGCTTTGCGTGACCCTCTTGCTCTTCATGGCGGCCTCGGGCGTGCAGCGGGTACTCGGCGTGACCGGCCTGCACGTCATCAGCCGCATGGCCGGTCTTCTCCTCGCGGCGCTCGCCGTGCAGTTCATGCTCGACGGCATCGGCGAGAGCGGAGTGCTGTGA
- a CDS encoding TrmH family RNA methyltransferase, which produces MMRESFSPLSKAMLGRLARLGQKKHRDGEGLFLAEGLRTVSELLQSLPDPSMLHALVLDENAAGQFDGLKRFAGKVWLAGPDEFKRLAQTTSPQGVVAAFRKPESGEFRPAARSFVVALDDVQDPGNVGTIIRTAAWFGAEAVICGRGTADPFNAKTVRSTAGSIFALRIIDAPDLAGALKRLQADGFAVAAAALDGCDYRDFPAWPARRVLVIGNEANGISVDVLALANRRLLIPHAGTRPAVESLNASVSAGILMAGMAMDNG; this is translated from the coding sequence ATGATGCGCGAATCATTTTCGCCGCTGAGCAAGGCGATGCTTGGGCGGCTCGCGCGGCTCGGGCAGAAGAAGCATCGCGATGGCGAGGGGCTGTTCCTGGCCGAAGGGTTGCGCACGGTGAGCGAGCTGCTCCAGAGCCTGCCCGACCCCTCGATGCTGCACGCGCTTGTGCTCGACGAAAATGCGGCGGGTCAGTTCGACGGCCTGAAGCGTTTCGCCGGGAAGGTGTGGCTTGCCGGTCCGGATGAGTTCAAACGTCTCGCCCAGACCACCTCGCCGCAGGGCGTGGTTGCGGCGTTTCGGAAGCCGGAGAGTGGCGAGTTCCGGCCAGCCGCTCGTTCGTTCGTGGTGGCGCTCGACGACGTGCAGGATCCGGGCAACGTCGGCACGATCATCCGCACGGCGGCCTGGTTCGGCGCGGAGGCGGTCATCTGCGGGCGCGGCACCGCCGATCCGTTCAACGCGAAAACGGTCAGATCGACCGCGGGCAGCATCTTCGCGCTCCGCATCATCGACGCGCCCGACCTCGCCGGAGCGCTGAAGCGCCTGCAAGCCGACGGCTTCGCGGTAGCCGCCGCCGCGCTCGACGGGTGCGATTATCGCGATTTCCCGGCATGGCCCGCCCGCCGGGTGCTCGTCATCGGCAACGAAGCCAACGGCATCAGCGTCGACGTGCTTGCCCTCGCCAACCGCCGCCTTCTCATCCCCCACGCCGGAACCCGCCCCGCCGTGGAATCCCTCAACGCCTCCGTTTCAGCGGGGATCCTGATGGCCGGAATGGCAATGGATAATGGATAA
- a CDS encoding peptidase U32 family protein: MHTKPELISPAGDWTSMRAALDAGADAIYFGAEGFNMRAASKGFSPGDFGGIARLCRSHGAKAYLALNSVIYDSELGKVDKTVAAAKAAGLDAVICWDMAVVEACRRHRMPIHLSTQASVSNIDALRFYASFGARMIVLARELTLDQTAAITRQIEAEALPVTVESFVHGAMCVAVSGRCFLSQELFGRSANRGECVQPCRRAYRIADVEEGFELELGSDYVMSPKDLCAIGFLDRLFDAGIGAFKIEGRNRSPEYVATTTAAYRKAIDFIAAHRGDGDFAETYGKLARELEEELKKVYNRGFSKGFFFGKPADAWARTSGSVATETKSYVGVVRKYFPKAGVAEILVHGPSIESGETLSIQGPATGLVTVPYAELHLDGAPAQRIEQGELFSVKCDRVRKNDKVYVLLKN; encoded by the coding sequence ATGCACACCAAGCCTGAACTGATCTCGCCCGCTGGCGACTGGACTTCGATGCGAGCTGCCCTCGACGCCGGGGCGGACGCCATCTATTTCGGCGCCGAGGGGTTCAACATGCGGGCGGCGAGCAAGGGCTTTTCGCCGGGCGACTTCGGCGGCATCGCGCGGCTCTGCCGGAGCCACGGCGCGAAAGCGTACCTCGCGCTGAACTCGGTGATCTACGACTCGGAACTCGGCAAAGTGGACAAGACCGTTGCCGCCGCCAAAGCCGCCGGACTCGACGCCGTGATCTGCTGGGACATGGCGGTCGTCGAGGCGTGCCGCCGCCACCGGATGCCGATCCACCTCTCGACGCAGGCCTCGGTGAGCAACATCGACGCGCTCCGCTTCTACGCTTCGTTCGGCGCACGGATGATCGTGCTCGCCCGAGAACTCACGCTCGACCAGACGGCGGCGATCACCAGGCAGATCGAGGCCGAGGCGCTTCCGGTCACAGTCGAAAGCTTCGTGCACGGCGCGATGTGCGTGGCGGTCTCCGGGCGCTGCTTCCTCTCGCAGGAGCTGTTCGGGCGCTCGGCCAATCGCGGCGAGTGCGTGCAGCCCTGCCGCCGCGCCTACCGCATCGCCGACGTCGAGGAGGGGTTCGAACTCGAACTCGGTTCGGACTACGTGATGAGTCCGAAAGACCTCTGTGCCATCGGCTTTCTCGACCGGCTCTTCGACGCGGGCATCGGCGCGTTCAAGATCGAGGGGCGCAACCGCAGCCCGGAGTATGTCGCCACCACCACCGCCGCCTACCGCAAAGCCATCGACTTCATCGCCGCGCATCGGGGCGACGGGGATTTTGCCGAGACGTACGGCAAGCTTGCCAGGGAGCTGGAAGAGGAGCTGAAAAAAGTCTATAACCGGGGCTTCTCGAAAGGCTTTTTCTTCGGCAAACCGGCGGACGCCTGGGCGCGAACGTCGGGATCGGTGGCGACCGAAACGAAAAGCTACGTCGGCGTCGTGCGCAAATACTTCCCGAAAGCGGGCGTGGCCGAAATCCTCGTGCATGGCCCAAGCATCGAATCAGGCGAGACGCTCTCGATCCAGGGCCCGGCGACCGGCCTCGTCACCGTGCCGTATGCCGAACTGCATCTCGACGGCGCTCCGGCTCAGCGGATCGAACAGGGAGAGCTGTTTTCGGTCAAATGCGACCGCGTCCGCAAAAACGACAAAGTGTATGTTTTGTTAAAAAATTAA
- a CDS encoding 4Fe-4S dicluster domain-containing protein — protein sequence MIYKVITKPEFRAFVDALVRANTSYGPRQVDTGRDCEPIYQFMPVSSASDIAFDYTVTTSSAKHLIMPFREELSKFSFRDGDWDQEVHYNAPPIVLFGLRPCDINAINLLDEVMLKGAYPSPYYLARRKNTFIIGMDHLPLPDCFCKSMNRHTTDHGFNLFASDIGDRYFLSINSSKAYNFLKEFETADPTEEDDCLLIERRKLIKQSFKTNVEVTGLPMFLDLEFDSPIWEKWGDKCLNCGSCAMVCPTCYCYNVEEHFETDLESSSKQRRLYSCNLVDFAQVTGGHNFRPRNGDRLKYRYYHHYRGFAVNDNQQICVGCNRCGRTCLASINPKDVINDLRLEKESCMTCVSPSPEKI from the coding sequence ATGATTTACAAAGTCATCACCAAACCGGAATTCAGGGCTTTCGTCGATGCCCTGGTCCGGGCGAACACCTCCTACGGGCCGCGCCAGGTCGATACCGGCCGCGATTGCGAACCAATCTACCAGTTCATGCCGGTCTCGTCGGCAAGCGATATCGCCTTCGACTACACCGTCACCACCTCCTCGGCCAAACATCTCATCATGCCATTCCGCGAAGAGCTGTCGAAGTTCAGCTTCCGCGATGGCGACTGGGATCAGGAGGTGCACTACAACGCGCCGCCCATCGTGCTCTTCGGCCTGCGCCCGTGCGACATCAACGCCATCAACCTCCTCGACGAGGTGATGCTCAAGGGAGCGTATCCGTCGCCCTACTACCTGGCGCGGCGCAAGAACACCTTCATCATCGGCATGGATCACCTGCCGCTGCCGGACTGCTTCTGCAAATCAATGAACCGGCACACGACCGACCACGGCTTCAACCTCTTCGCCTCGGACATCGGCGACCGCTATTTCCTGTCGATCAACTCCTCGAAAGCCTACAACTTCCTCAAGGAGTTCGAGACAGCCGACCCGACCGAAGAGGACGACTGCCTGCTCATCGAACGGCGGAAGCTCATCAAGCAGAGCTTCAAAACCAACGTGGAGGTGACCGGCCTGCCGATGTTCCTCGACCTGGAGTTCGACTCGCCAATCTGGGAGAAGTGGGGCGACAAGTGCCTGAACTGCGGTTCATGCGCGATGGTCTGCCCGACCTGCTATTGCTACAACGTCGAAGAGCACTTCGAAACTGACCTCGAAAGCTCCAGCAAGCAGCGGCGACTCTACTCGTGCAACCTGGTCGATTTCGCCCAGGTGACCGGCGGGCACAACTTCAGGCCGCGCAACGGCGACCGGCTCAAGTACCGCTACTATCATCACTACCGCGGCTTCGCGGTCAACGACAACCAGCAGATCTGCGTCGGCTGCAACCGCTGCGGACGAACCTGCCTGGCGAGCATCAATCCAAAGGACGTCATCAATGACCTCAGACTGGAAAAAGAATCATGCATGACCTGCGTTTCTCCATCCCCGGAGAAGATCTGA
- a CDS encoding FAD/NAD(P)-binding protein — translation MVTDHGYKCRITNIVPLSEHERLFQLRIVDPRERELFAFRPGQFLMLEVPGYGEAPISISSATSNREFIELCIRKAGHVTSALYEARPGAFVAVRGPFGTSFPMESMQDSDVLLIAGGLGIAPLRAPLYWIKDHRDHYRNVRFLYGAKEASQLLFTYQFEEWKTVSHIDLHTIVEKPDGQWRGHTGMITSLFDDIAIDPKNTWAIVCGPPVMFKSVCTHLDKLGIPMNRMFVSLERRMHCGMGKCCRCMVGSTFTCLDGPVFDYWSVINLKEAI, via the coding sequence ATGGTGACTGACCACGGCTACAAGTGCCGCATCACCAACATCGTGCCGCTTTCGGAGCATGAGCGACTCTTCCAGCTCCGCATCGTCGATCCGCGCGAGCGCGAGCTGTTCGCCTTCAGGCCGGGCCAGTTCCTGATGCTCGAAGTGCCCGGCTACGGCGAAGCGCCGATCTCGATTTCGAGCGCCACGAGCAACCGCGAGTTCATCGAGCTGTGCATCCGCAAGGCGGGCCACGTCACCTCGGCGCTGTACGAAGCGCGTCCCGGAGCCTTCGTGGCCGTCCGCGGGCCGTTCGGCACCTCGTTCCCGATGGAGTCGATGCAGGACTCGGACGTGCTGCTCATCGCGGGCGGCCTCGGCATCGCGCCCTTGCGCGCGCCGCTTTACTGGATCAAGGATCACCGCGACCACTACCGCAACGTGCGCTTTCTGTACGGCGCGAAAGAGGCCTCGCAACTGCTCTTCACCTACCAGTTCGAGGAGTGGAAAACCGTCAGCCACATCGATTTGCACACCATCGTCGAAAAGCCGGACGGGCAGTGGAGAGGCCATACCGGCATGATCACCTCGCTGTTCGATGACATTGCCATCGATCCGAAAAACACCTGGGCAATCGTCTGCGGGCCGCCGGTGATGTTCAAGTCCGTCTGCACCCATCTCGACAAGCTCGGCATTCCGATGAACCGGATGTTCGTGTCGCTCGAACGCAGGATGCACTGCGGCATGGGCAAGTGCTGCCGCTGCATGGTCGGCTCGACCTTCACCTGCCTCGACGGCCCGGTGTTCGACTACTGGAGCGTCATCAATCTCAAGGAAGCGATTTAA
- a CDS encoding NADH:ubiquinone oxidoreductase, with protein sequence MNHLGFDTEKLKIGSFDFTCCEGCQLQLANKEATLPEFLALLDIRNFREISSERLDDYDIALVEGSITRSDEVERLKAIRAQAKVLVAYGTCACFGGMNAQKNKFPKEECIRTVYGDKEIDTMQESHKISDFVTVDYSIPGCPVNKEEVERIVVSIATRSPIGLPKYPVCVECKQRLNTCLFDLGEVCLGPISRAGCDAVCPSGKTPCLGCRGPADDINYASFTDLVRDKGLSTEEMREKLAFYNGFTEYLNHEG encoded by the coding sequence ATGAACCACCTCGGATTCGACACGGAAAAGCTGAAAATCGGCTCCTTCGACTTCACCTGCTGCGAAGGCTGCCAGCTCCAGCTCGCCAACAAGGAAGCGACACTGCCTGAGTTCCTCGCGCTGCTCGACATCAGGAACTTCCGCGAAATCTCCTCGGAGCGGCTCGACGACTACGACATCGCTCTCGTCGAGGGGAGCATCACGCGAAGCGACGAGGTCGAGCGGCTCAAAGCGATCCGCGCCCAGGCCAAAGTGCTCGTCGCCTACGGTACCTGCGCCTGCTTCGGGGGCATGAATGCGCAGAAGAACAAGTTCCCGAAAGAGGAGTGCATCCGCACGGTCTATGGCGACAAGGAGATCGACACGATGCAGGAGTCGCACAAGATCAGCGACTTCGTGACCGTCGATTACTCGATTCCCGGCTGCCCGGTCAACAAGGAGGAGGTCGAGCGCATCGTGGTGAGCATCGCCACCCGCTCGCCCATCGGCCTGCCGAAGTACCCGGTGTGCGTGGAGTGCAAGCAGCGGCTCAACACCTGCCTGTTCGACCTCGGTGAGGTGTGCCTCGGCCCGATCTCACGCGCGGGTTGCGACGCGGTCTGCCCCTCCGGCAAGACCCCATGCCTCGGCTGCCGCGGCCCGGCGGACGACATCAACTACGCTTCGTTCACGGATCTGGTGCGCGACAAGGGACTCAGCACGGAGGAGATGAGGGAAAAGCTCGCATTTTACAACGGTTTCACAGAGTATCTGAACCATGAAGGTTGA